The following are encoded in a window of Oncorhynchus mykiss isolate Arlee chromosome Y, USDA_OmykA_1.1, whole genome shotgun sequence genomic DNA:
- the fgfr1b gene encoding fibroblast growth factor receptor 1b isoform X1, protein MLLSRWSLLLLWSLLVLLVQSPLTQSRPAASLSDTDSDTADMLTSSEDEDDDEESSSEENKLYNNQKLQPVAPQWVTPDKMEKRLHAVPASKTVKFRCQATGNPTPTLRWYRNGKEFRRDQRIGGFKLRDHMWTIIMESVVPSDKGNYTCLVENKHGSLTHTYQLDVVERSPHRPILQAGLPANRTAVVGSDVEFVCRVFSDPQPHIQWLKRITINGSRVGTDGLPYVRVLKTAGFNTTDREMEVFTLRNVSVEDEGEYTCLAGNSIGMSHHSAWLSVIKDVPPSPVPSQAYLQIFIYCVGFFIIMLLIAIATACRLRCSPKKSDFSSQLAVHKLAKSIPLRRQVSVDSSSSLQSGVCLVRPYRLSSGATPNLAGVSEYELPADPLWELSRDRLSLGKPLGEGCFGQVVLAEAAGLDREKPSRLTMVAVKMLKSDATEKDLSDLISEMEMMKMIGKHKNIINLLGACTQDGPLHVVVEYASQGNLREYLRCRRPVGLEYWSGPTQAPLDTLEVRELVSAAYQVARGMAYLASQKCIHRDLAARNVLVTEDNVMKIADFGLARDIHHIDYYKKTTNGRLPVKWMAPEALFDRIYTHQSDVWSFGVLMWEIFTLGGSPYPGVPVEELFKLLKEGHRMDRPAACTEELYMVMRDCWHAVQSHRPTFKQLVEDLDRMLSLMANQEYLDLSIPAVQYSLVGPDTSSSSDSVFSREPTHGAEYSSRSPSRTSTLLYNQHTPPRTPSRASTLAYDHHIPSRTSTLTYTIPTRHTTTRGHSQR, encoded by the exons ATGTTGTTGTCTCGCTGGTCTCTGCTGCTACTCTGGTCTCTACTGGTTCTACTGGTCCAGTCCCCCCTAACCCAGTCCAGACCAGCTGCTTCCCTCAGTGACACTGACAGTGACACAG ctGACATGCTTACATCGTCGGAGGATGAAGACGATGATGAAGAGTCTTCCTCAGAGGAAAATAAACTGTACAACAACCAGAAGCTCCAAC cggtggctcctcagtgggtgactccagacaagatggaaaagAGGCTCCATGCCGTTCCTGCCAGTAAGACTGTTAAATTCCGTTGCCAGGCGACTGGTAATCCCACTCCAACTTTGCGGTGGTACAGGAATGGAAAAGAGTTCAGGAGAGACCAGCGGATTGGAGGCTTCAAG CTCAGAGACCACATGTGGACTATAATAATGGAGTCTGTGGTTCCGTCTGATAAAGGCAACTACACATGTCTGGTGGAGAACAAGCATGGCAGcctcacacacacctaccagCTGGACGTAGtgg AACGTTCCCCTCACAGGCCCATCCTCCAGGCAGGCCTGCCAGCTAATCGTACGGCAGTGGTGGGTAGTGACGTAGAGTTTGTCTGTAGAGTGTTCAGCGACCCTCAGCCCCACATCCAGTGGCTCAAACGCATCACCATTAACGGCAGCAGAGTGGGGACAGACGGACTACCCTACGTACGTGTActgaag ACTGCAGGGTTTAACACcacagacagggagatggaggtgTTTACTCTGAGGAACGTGTctgtggaggatgagggagagtacACCTGTCTGGCAGGAAACTCAATAGGAATGTCTCACCACTCTGCCTGGCTCAGTGTGATCaaag ACGTGCCTCCCTCCCCTGTACCGTCTCAGGCCTACCTGCAGATTTTCATCTACTGTGTCGGCTTCTTCATCATCATGCTCCTAATCGCCATAGCGACCGCCTGCCGATTACGCTGCTCCCCGAAGAAGAGCGACTTCAGTAGCCAGCTGGCTGTTCATAAACTGGCGAAGAGCATTCCCCTACGCAGACAg gtGTCAGtagactcctcttcctctctgcagtCTGGGGTGTGTCTGGTCAGACCCTACCGCCTCTCCAGCGGAGCCACGCCCAACCTGGCCGGCGTGTCAGAATATGAGCTGCCTGCGGACCCGCTCTGGGAGCTGTCACGAGACAG GCTGTCTCTGGGGAAGCCACTGGGTGAAGGATGTTTTGGTCAGGTGGTGCTAGCAGAGGCTGCAGGTCTGGACAGAGAAAAACCCTCCCGTCTCACCATGGTCGCAGTGAAGATGCTTAAAT CGGACGCCACAGAGAAGGACCTGAGTGATCTGATCTCTGAGATGGAGATGATGAAGATGATCGGGAAACACAAGAATATCATCAACCTGCTTGGAGCCTGCACACAGGACG gcCCTCTCCACGTGGTGGTAGAGTATGCATCTCAGGGCAACCTGAGAGAGTACCTGCGGTGTCGGAGGCCTGTGGGTCTGGAGTACTGGTCTGGGCCTACCCAGGCCCCCTTGGACACCCTGGAGGTCAGGGAGCTGGTGTCTGCTGCCTATCAGGTGGCAAGGGGCATGGCTTACCTCGCCTCACAGAAG TGTATCCACAGGGACTTGGCAGCCAGGAATGTGTTGGTGACAGAGGACAATGTGATGAAAATCGCAGACTTTGGGCTGGCCAGAGACATCCATCACATAGACTACTACAAGAAGACCACCAAC GGTCGCCTGCCAGTGAAATGGATGGCACCGGAGGCTCTGTTCGACCGCATCTACACACACCAGAGTGACGT gTGGTCGTTTGGTGTGTTGATGTGGGAGATCTTCACTCTAGGAGGCTCTCCCTACCCTGGTGTCCCCGTGGAGGAGCTGTTCAAACTGTTGAAGGAGGGACATCGTATGGACAGACCAGCCGCCTGCACAGAGGAGCT GTACATGGTGATGAGAGACTGCTGGCATGCTGTTCAGTCTCACAGGCCAACCTTCAAACAACTGGTAGAGGATCTGGATCGCATGCTCTCACTCATGGCCAACcag gAGTATTTGGATCTGTCCATCCCTGCGGTCCAGTATTCTCTAGTGGGTCCAGACACCAGCAGCTCCTCTGACTCGGTCTTCTCCAGGGAGCCGACCCACGGAGCAGAGTACTCTTCCCGGAGCCCGTCCCGGACCTCCACCCTGCTCTACAACCAGCACACCCCCCCTAGGACCCCTTCTCGGGCCTCTACCCTGGCCTACGACCACCATATTCCCTCCCGGACGTCCACCCTGACCTACACCATACCTACCCGGCACACCACCACCCGGGGACACAGCCAACGTTGA
- the fgfr1b gene encoding fibroblast growth factor receptor 1b isoform X3: MLTSSEDEDDDEESSSEENKLYNNQKLQPVAPQWVTPDKMEKRLHAVPASKTVKFRCQATGNPTPTLRWYRNGKEFRRDQRIGGFKLRDHMWTIIMESVVPSDKGNYTCLVENKHGSLTHTYQLDVVERSPHRPILQAGLPANRTAVVGSDVEFVCRVFSDPQPHIQWLKRITINGSRVGTDGLPYVRVLKTAGFNTTDREMEVFTLRNVSVEDEGEYTCLAGNSIGMSHHSAWLSVIKDVPPSPVPSQAYLQIFIYCVGFFIIMLLIAIATACRLRCSPKKSDFSSQLAVHKLAKSIPLRRQVSVDSSSSLQSGVCLVRPYRLSSGATPNLAGVSEYELPADPLWELSRDRLSLGKPLGEGCFGQVVLAEAAGLDREKPSRLTMVAVKMLKSDATEKDLSDLISEMEMMKMIGKHKNIINLLGACTQDGPLHVVVEYASQGNLREYLRCRRPVGLEYWSGPTQAPLDTLEVRELVSAAYQVARGMAYLASQKCIHRDLAARNVLVTEDNVMKIADFGLARDIHHIDYYKKTTNGRLPVKWMAPEALFDRIYTHQSDVWSFGVLMWEIFTLGGSPYPGVPVEELFKLLKEGHRMDRPAACTEELYMVMRDCWHAVQSHRPTFKQLVEDLDRMLSLMANQEYLDLSIPAVQYSLVGPDTSSSSDSVFSREPTHGAEYSSRSPSRTSTLLYNQHTPPRTPSRASTLAYDHHIPSRTSTLTYTIPTRHTTTRGHSQR, translated from the exons ATGCTTACATCGTCGGAGGATGAAGACGATGATGAAGAGTCTTCCTCAGAGGAAAATAAACTGTACAACAACCAGAAGCTCCAAC cggtggctcctcagtgggtgactccagacaagatggaaaagAGGCTCCATGCCGTTCCTGCCAGTAAGACTGTTAAATTCCGTTGCCAGGCGACTGGTAATCCCACTCCAACTTTGCGGTGGTACAGGAATGGAAAAGAGTTCAGGAGAGACCAGCGGATTGGAGGCTTCAAG CTCAGAGACCACATGTGGACTATAATAATGGAGTCTGTGGTTCCGTCTGATAAAGGCAACTACACATGTCTGGTGGAGAACAAGCATGGCAGcctcacacacacctaccagCTGGACGTAGtgg AACGTTCCCCTCACAGGCCCATCCTCCAGGCAGGCCTGCCAGCTAATCGTACGGCAGTGGTGGGTAGTGACGTAGAGTTTGTCTGTAGAGTGTTCAGCGACCCTCAGCCCCACATCCAGTGGCTCAAACGCATCACCATTAACGGCAGCAGAGTGGGGACAGACGGACTACCCTACGTACGTGTActgaag ACTGCAGGGTTTAACACcacagacagggagatggaggtgTTTACTCTGAGGAACGTGTctgtggaggatgagggagagtacACCTGTCTGGCAGGAAACTCAATAGGAATGTCTCACCACTCTGCCTGGCTCAGTGTGATCaaag ACGTGCCTCCCTCCCCTGTACCGTCTCAGGCCTACCTGCAGATTTTCATCTACTGTGTCGGCTTCTTCATCATCATGCTCCTAATCGCCATAGCGACCGCCTGCCGATTACGCTGCTCCCCGAAGAAGAGCGACTTCAGTAGCCAGCTGGCTGTTCATAAACTGGCGAAGAGCATTCCCCTACGCAGACAg gtGTCAGtagactcctcttcctctctgcagtCTGGGGTGTGTCTGGTCAGACCCTACCGCCTCTCCAGCGGAGCCACGCCCAACCTGGCCGGCGTGTCAGAATATGAGCTGCCTGCGGACCCGCTCTGGGAGCTGTCACGAGACAG GCTGTCTCTGGGGAAGCCACTGGGTGAAGGATGTTTTGGTCAGGTGGTGCTAGCAGAGGCTGCAGGTCTGGACAGAGAAAAACCCTCCCGTCTCACCATGGTCGCAGTGAAGATGCTTAAAT CGGACGCCACAGAGAAGGACCTGAGTGATCTGATCTCTGAGATGGAGATGATGAAGATGATCGGGAAACACAAGAATATCATCAACCTGCTTGGAGCCTGCACACAGGACG gcCCTCTCCACGTGGTGGTAGAGTATGCATCTCAGGGCAACCTGAGAGAGTACCTGCGGTGTCGGAGGCCTGTGGGTCTGGAGTACTGGTCTGGGCCTACCCAGGCCCCCTTGGACACCCTGGAGGTCAGGGAGCTGGTGTCTGCTGCCTATCAGGTGGCAAGGGGCATGGCTTACCTCGCCTCACAGAAG TGTATCCACAGGGACTTGGCAGCCAGGAATGTGTTGGTGACAGAGGACAATGTGATGAAAATCGCAGACTTTGGGCTGGCCAGAGACATCCATCACATAGACTACTACAAGAAGACCACCAAC GGTCGCCTGCCAGTGAAATGGATGGCACCGGAGGCTCTGTTCGACCGCATCTACACACACCAGAGTGACGT gTGGTCGTTTGGTGTGTTGATGTGGGAGATCTTCACTCTAGGAGGCTCTCCCTACCCTGGTGTCCCCGTGGAGGAGCTGTTCAAACTGTTGAAGGAGGGACATCGTATGGACAGACCAGCCGCCTGCACAGAGGAGCT GTACATGGTGATGAGAGACTGCTGGCATGCTGTTCAGTCTCACAGGCCAACCTTCAAACAACTGGTAGAGGATCTGGATCGCATGCTCTCACTCATGGCCAACcag gAGTATTTGGATCTGTCCATCCCTGCGGTCCAGTATTCTCTAGTGGGTCCAGACACCAGCAGCTCCTCTGACTCGGTCTTCTCCAGGGAGCCGACCCACGGAGCAGAGTACTCTTCCCGGAGCCCGTCCCGGACCTCCACCCTGCTCTACAACCAGCACACCCCCCCTAGGACCCCTTCTCGGGCCTCTACCCTGGCCTACGACCACCATATTCCCTCCCGGACGTCCACCCTGACCTACACCATACCTACCCGGCACACCACCACCCGGGGACACAGCCAACGTTGA
- the fgfr1b gene encoding fibroblast growth factor receptor 1b isoform X2, producing MLLSRWSLLLLWSLLVLLVQSPLTQSRPAASLSDTDSDTADMLTSSEDEDDDEESSSEENKLYNNQKLQPVAPQWVTPDKMEKRLHAVPASKTVKFRCQATGNPTPTLRWYRNGKEFRRDQRIGGFKLRDHMWTIIMESVVPSDKGNYTCLVENKHGSLTHTYQLDVVERSPHRPILQAGLPANRTAVVGSDVEFVCRVFSDPQPHIQWLKRITINGSRVGTDGLPYTAGFNTTDREMEVFTLRNVSVEDEGEYTCLAGNSIGMSHHSAWLSVIKDVPPSPVPSQAYLQIFIYCVGFFIIMLLIAIATACRLRCSPKKSDFSSQLAVHKLAKSIPLRRQVSVDSSSSLQSGVCLVRPYRLSSGATPNLAGVSEYELPADPLWELSRDRLSLGKPLGEGCFGQVVLAEAAGLDREKPSRLTMVAVKMLKSDATEKDLSDLISEMEMMKMIGKHKNIINLLGACTQDGPLHVVVEYASQGNLREYLRCRRPVGLEYWSGPTQAPLDTLEVRELVSAAYQVARGMAYLASQKCIHRDLAARNVLVTEDNVMKIADFGLARDIHHIDYYKKTTNGRLPVKWMAPEALFDRIYTHQSDVWSFGVLMWEIFTLGGSPYPGVPVEELFKLLKEGHRMDRPAACTEELYMVMRDCWHAVQSHRPTFKQLVEDLDRMLSLMANQEYLDLSIPAVQYSLVGPDTSSSSDSVFSREPTHGAEYSSRSPSRTSTLLYNQHTPPRTPSRASTLAYDHHIPSRTSTLTYTIPTRHTTTRGHSQR from the exons ATGTTGTTGTCTCGCTGGTCTCTGCTGCTACTCTGGTCTCTACTGGTTCTACTGGTCCAGTCCCCCCTAACCCAGTCCAGACCAGCTGCTTCCCTCAGTGACACTGACAGTGACACAG ctGACATGCTTACATCGTCGGAGGATGAAGACGATGATGAAGAGTCTTCCTCAGAGGAAAATAAACTGTACAACAACCAGAAGCTCCAAC cggtggctcctcagtgggtgactccagacaagatggaaaagAGGCTCCATGCCGTTCCTGCCAGTAAGACTGTTAAATTCCGTTGCCAGGCGACTGGTAATCCCACTCCAACTTTGCGGTGGTACAGGAATGGAAAAGAGTTCAGGAGAGACCAGCGGATTGGAGGCTTCAAG CTCAGAGACCACATGTGGACTATAATAATGGAGTCTGTGGTTCCGTCTGATAAAGGCAACTACACATGTCTGGTGGAGAACAAGCATGGCAGcctcacacacacctaccagCTGGACGTAGtgg AACGTTCCCCTCACAGGCCCATCCTCCAGGCAGGCCTGCCAGCTAATCGTACGGCAGTGGTGGGTAGTGACGTAGAGTTTGTCTGTAGAGTGTTCAGCGACCCTCAGCCCCACATCCAGTGGCTCAAACGCATCACCATTAACGGCAGCAGAGTGGGGACAGACGGACTACCCTAC ACTGCAGGGTTTAACACcacagacagggagatggaggtgTTTACTCTGAGGAACGTGTctgtggaggatgagggagagtacACCTGTCTGGCAGGAAACTCAATAGGAATGTCTCACCACTCTGCCTGGCTCAGTGTGATCaaag ACGTGCCTCCCTCCCCTGTACCGTCTCAGGCCTACCTGCAGATTTTCATCTACTGTGTCGGCTTCTTCATCATCATGCTCCTAATCGCCATAGCGACCGCCTGCCGATTACGCTGCTCCCCGAAGAAGAGCGACTTCAGTAGCCAGCTGGCTGTTCATAAACTGGCGAAGAGCATTCCCCTACGCAGACAg gtGTCAGtagactcctcttcctctctgcagtCTGGGGTGTGTCTGGTCAGACCCTACCGCCTCTCCAGCGGAGCCACGCCCAACCTGGCCGGCGTGTCAGAATATGAGCTGCCTGCGGACCCGCTCTGGGAGCTGTCACGAGACAG GCTGTCTCTGGGGAAGCCACTGGGTGAAGGATGTTTTGGTCAGGTGGTGCTAGCAGAGGCTGCAGGTCTGGACAGAGAAAAACCCTCCCGTCTCACCATGGTCGCAGTGAAGATGCTTAAAT CGGACGCCACAGAGAAGGACCTGAGTGATCTGATCTCTGAGATGGAGATGATGAAGATGATCGGGAAACACAAGAATATCATCAACCTGCTTGGAGCCTGCACACAGGACG gcCCTCTCCACGTGGTGGTAGAGTATGCATCTCAGGGCAACCTGAGAGAGTACCTGCGGTGTCGGAGGCCTGTGGGTCTGGAGTACTGGTCTGGGCCTACCCAGGCCCCCTTGGACACCCTGGAGGTCAGGGAGCTGGTGTCTGCTGCCTATCAGGTGGCAAGGGGCATGGCTTACCTCGCCTCACAGAAG TGTATCCACAGGGACTTGGCAGCCAGGAATGTGTTGGTGACAGAGGACAATGTGATGAAAATCGCAGACTTTGGGCTGGCCAGAGACATCCATCACATAGACTACTACAAGAAGACCACCAAC GGTCGCCTGCCAGTGAAATGGATGGCACCGGAGGCTCTGTTCGACCGCATCTACACACACCAGAGTGACGT gTGGTCGTTTGGTGTGTTGATGTGGGAGATCTTCACTCTAGGAGGCTCTCCCTACCCTGGTGTCCCCGTGGAGGAGCTGTTCAAACTGTTGAAGGAGGGACATCGTATGGACAGACCAGCCGCCTGCACAGAGGAGCT GTACATGGTGATGAGAGACTGCTGGCATGCTGTTCAGTCTCACAGGCCAACCTTCAAACAACTGGTAGAGGATCTGGATCGCATGCTCTCACTCATGGCCAACcag gAGTATTTGGATCTGTCCATCCCTGCGGTCCAGTATTCTCTAGTGGGTCCAGACACCAGCAGCTCCTCTGACTCGGTCTTCTCCAGGGAGCCGACCCACGGAGCAGAGTACTCTTCCCGGAGCCCGTCCCGGACCTCCACCCTGCTCTACAACCAGCACACCCCCCCTAGGACCCCTTCTCGGGCCTCTACCCTGGCCTACGACCACCATATTCCCTCCCGGACGTCCACCCTGACCTACACCATACCTACCCGGCACACCACCACCCGGGGACACAGCCAACGTTGA